A window of Streptomyces puniciscabiei genomic DNA:
TGGGGTGTGCCGATGCTGGGGGCGGGGGTCATGATCGCGCCGTCCAGGTAGCGGATGGCGTGGTCGGCCGCCCAGTGCGCCGTCTCGCGGGCCCGGCCCGGGGTGTCGGCGGTCAGGTTCACGACCGTACGGCCCTTGAGCACCTCGGTGACGGGCTCGGGCCGCAGAAGGGCGTCGACCGCGTCGTAGTCGACCACGCAGACCACGGTCAGGTCGCCGGCCGCCACGGCCTCCTCGGCCGATCCGGCGCCGGCCGCCCCCTGTTCGATCAGCTCCCGGTCCTTGCCCGGTGTGCGGTTCCAGACCGTGGTCCGCAGCCCCGCCCGCAGGAAGGCTCCGGCCAGCGAGCGGCCCATCGGGCCGAGACCGAGCACGGTGACGGCGGGAAGAGTCGTGGACGTGGACATGTTTCAACTCCTGTAAGCGCAAAGGAAAACGGCCCGACGGCCGAAAACGGGGAACAGAATGAGGTCGCCGATGACACGCAGCCGCGCCCAGGATCCGGACGTCTGTGGCGTGACCGCCGCGATCGCCGTGATCGACGGCAAGTGGAAGACGTCCCTGCTGTGGCTGCTGGAGTCCGGCCCGCACCGGCCCGCCGAACTGCGCCGCCGACTGCCCGGGTTGAGCGAGAAGGTGCTGACTCAGGCGCTGCGCGAGATGGAGGAGGACGGCCTGGTGCACCGGGAGGTGTACGACGTGCTGCCGCCGAAGACCGTGTACACGCTGACCGGTTTCGGCCGAGACCTGTCCGACGCCCTCGGCCCCGTGTCCGACTGGGGACACCGCCGCCTGGAGCGACTCCGCGACCGCGCAACGGCGTCCCGACACACCACCACTACACCTCCTCCCGTCCTTCCGCCCCGCCCCTGACCTCGAAACAGCCTCTCCCGACCGGGCGCGGGCTGCCAAGTACGCACAAAAAAGTGGGTATGCGCGGACGCCGCCTCCCAACGGGGGTCGGCGGCCCCGTCGCTACAGGCAGGGATACGGGTACGGGCGCCTTCACCGGCCGGCCACAGGTGACAGCCGGGCACCACTCGGGCGGAGGAGCGCGCGTCCCCGCGTCCCGTACCGCAGGGCGTTGCGCGCCGCACCCGTCCGCGGGCGCCCCGCTCCTGTCAGTAGGCCCGCGCCACCACCGCCACGTTTCCCGGCTGGTCCTCGCTCTCCGGCACCGAACCGTCCACGGCGACCAGGCACCGTACGGACAGGCCCCGCTCGGCGAGCCGGGACTCGCCGTCCGGGCCCAGCGCGGCCCAGGGGATGCGGGCCCAGCCGGTGGTGGCGGCCTCCGCGGCCCCCTCGATCGTGCTCGCGTCGGCCGTGCGGTCCTCGCGGCGCCGGCGGGACTGTTCCAGCAGCAGCGCCTGGTCGTCCTCCAGCGCCCCGGGCAGGAGTGCGGACAGCGCCTCGGCCGCGACCGGCTCCTTGGTGCCGGGGATGCGGCGGACCAGCACGGCGGTGCCGTGTGCCAGATCGCGGGGCCCCACCTCGATCCGTACCGGCACGCCCTTGAGCTCCCAGTCGACGGCGCGCCGGCCGAACGGCACGTCCGTGCGGTCGTCCACGTGGACGCGTACGCCCGCCTCCCTCAGCCGGTCGCCGATCGCGCGGACGCCCGAGAGCACCTCCTCGTCGCCCTTGACGGCGAGGACCACGGCCTGGACGGGGGCCAGCCGGGGCGGGACGCGCAGCCCGGCGTCGTCGCCGTGCGCCATCACCAGCGCGCCGACCATGCGGGTGGTGGAGCCCCAGGAGGTCTGCCACACGTAGTCCTGCCGGCCGTCCCGCGTCACGAACCGTGTGCGGAAGGCCCGGGCGAAGTTCTGGCCCAGTTCATGGCTGGTGACCATCTGGAGGGCCTTGCCGTCGCCCATCATGCTCTCCAGCGTGAGCGTGTTGACCGCCCCGGCGAAGCGTTCCCCGGCCGTCTTGCGTCCGGACACGAAGTCCATCGCGAGGACGTCACGCAGGAACGCGCCGTAGACCTCGCTCTGCACGTGTGCCGCGAAGGCGCGCGCCTCCTCGTACGTGGCGTGCGCGGTGTGCCCCTCCTGCCACAGGAACTCGGTCGTGCGCAGGAACAGGCGCGGGCGCAGCTCCCAGCGCACCACGTTGGCCCACTGGTTGATGAGCAGGGGCAGATCGCGGTAGCTCTGCACCCACTTGGCGAAGTACTCGTTGACGATCGTCTCGGAGGTGGGGCGGACCACGACGGGCTCCTCCAGCTCCTTGCCACCCGCATGGGTGACGACCGCGAGCTCGGGCGCGAAGCCCTCGACGTGCTCGGCCTCCCTCGTCAGATAGGACTCCGGGATGAACAGCGGGAAGTAGGCGTTCCGGGTGCCGGTTGCCTTGATCCGGGCGTCCATGTCCTGCTGCATCCGCTCCCACAGGCCGTACCCGTACGGTCGGATGACCATGGTGCCCCGCACCGGGCCGTTGTCGGCCAGCTCCGCCTTGGTGATCAGCTCCTGGTACCAGCGCGGGAAGTCTTCCGCCCGGGGGGTGAGAACGGGTGCCTTTGCCATGCCCGGCAGGGTAGGTCCCGGTTCCTGCCGTCTGCGAA
This region includes:
- a CDS encoding winged helix-turn-helix transcriptional regulator; this translates as MTRSRAQDPDVCGVTAAIAVIDGKWKTSLLWLLESGPHRPAELRRRLPGLSEKVLTQALREMEEDGLVHREVYDVLPPKTVYTLTGFGRDLSDALGPVSDWGHRRLERLRDRATASRHTTTTPPPVLPPRP
- the proS gene encoding proline--tRNA ligase; translation: MAKAPVLTPRAEDFPRWYQELITKAELADNGPVRGTMVIRPYGYGLWERMQQDMDARIKATGTRNAYFPLFIPESYLTREAEHVEGFAPELAVVTHAGGKELEEPVVVRPTSETIVNEYFAKWVQSYRDLPLLINQWANVVRWELRPRLFLRTTEFLWQEGHTAHATYEEARAFAAHVQSEVYGAFLRDVLAMDFVSGRKTAGERFAGAVNTLTLESMMGDGKALQMVTSHELGQNFARAFRTRFVTRDGRQDYVWQTSWGSTTRMVGALVMAHGDDAGLRVPPRLAPVQAVVLAVKGDEEVLSGVRAIGDRLREAGVRVHVDDRTDVPFGRRAVDWELKGVPVRIEVGPRDLAHGTAVLVRRIPGTKEPVAAEALSALLPGALEDDQALLLEQSRRRREDRTADASTIEGAAEAATTGWARIPWAALGPDGESRLAERGLSVRCLVAVDGSVPESEDQPGNVAVVARAY